The Dunckerocampus dactyliophorus isolate RoL2022-P2 chromosome 1, RoL_Ddac_1.1, whole genome shotgun sequence genome has a segment encoding these proteins:
- the LOC129169431 gene encoding leucine-rich repeat and transmembrane domain-containing protein 1, with the protein MRVLLACCLLSLLSHSHACPKECSCNANTKVVDCRGRGLYDIPRRLHPDTQELYLQDNRIRGLGSVAFREIPLVRILDLSNNSITSVSPTALLGLRTLQRFSLAYNSLRELDKRLFGPIHSLSHLDLSHNSLWGLSGALGDNLRNLSHLGLAHNRLTRLDRSLLEALGRLDSLTLRGNPWKCDCHLIGLKLWLEAYLFKGGAVDEVLCSQPVEMRDRDLQKVPYQLFHACMTTSYHYLFANIHHLESERLLRGHIHGNHAHPSSHALHVPMEMGEGFGGGGGGGSLPECEPKQRHRPVNLRHAIATVIITGVVCGVVCLMMLAAAVYGCAYAAIMAKYQRELKKNEELAAARAAEHATLDEKEPLENAIA; encoded by the exons ATGAGAG TGTTACTGGCATGTTGCCTCCTCTCCCTCCTCTCTCACTCACATGCCTGTCCCAAAGAGTGCAGCTGCAACGCAAACACCAAAGTCGTGGACTGCCGGGGTCGCGGCCTGTATGACATTCCCCGACGATTACATCCAGACACCCAAGAATTATATCTCCAAGACAATCGGATCAGAGGCCTTGGATCGGTGGCTTTTCGAGAAATACCCCTGGTTCGCATTCTCGATCTATCAAATAATTCTATCACATCTGTTTCCCCAACTGCTCTTCTGGGGCTCAGAACCCTGCAGCGCTTCAGCCTGGCCTACAACAGCCTGAGAGAGCTTGACAAGCGGTTGTTTGGACCCATTCACTCACTTTCACACCTTGATCTTTCACACAACAG CCTATGGGGCTTGTCCGGAGCCTTGGGAGACAATCTGAGGAACCTGAGCCACTTGGGACTCGCCCACAACAGGCTAACACGATTGGACCGATCCCTGCTGGAAGCCTTGGGCCGCCTGGACAGCCTCACACTACGAGGCAACCCATGGAAATGTGACTGCCACCTTATAGGCCTCAAACTGTGGCTGGAGGCCTACCTCTTCAAAG GTGGTGCAGTGGATGAGGTGCTTTGCTCCCAGCCTGTCGAGATGAGGGACAGAGACCTACAGAAGGTCCCTTACCAGCTTTTCCATGCATGTATGACCACAAGCTACCATTACTTGTTTGCCAACATACATCATCTGGAGTCGGAACGGCTGCTGCGAGGCCACATCCATGGCAACCATGCTCATCCTTCAAGCCACGCGCTCCATGTCCCGATGGAAATGGGGGAGGGGTTtggtggagggggaggaggaggaagtttgCCAGAATGCGAGCCTAAGCAAAGGCACCGACCAGTCAACTTGCGCCATGCCATTGCCACAGTGATCATCACCGGTGTGGTGTGTGGGGTAGTGTGTCTGATGATGCTGGCTGCAGCAGTGTATGGTTGCGCATATGCTGCCATCATGGCCAAATATCAGCGGGAGCTAAAGAAGAATGAGGAGTTGGCAGCGGCTCGTGCAGCCGAGCATGCCACACTGGATGAGAAGGAACCACTGGAGAATGCTATTGCGTAG